The following are encoded in a window of Bacillus sp. es.036 genomic DNA:
- the rpsG gene encoding 30S ribosomal protein S7 has product MPRKGPVERRDVLPDPIYKSKLVTRLINRLMVDGQKGKAQQVLYKAFDLIQERTNTEAMEVFDQALKNVMPVLEVRARRVGGANYQVPVEVRPERRTTLGLRYLVNYSRLRGEKTMVERLANEIMDAANNTGASVKKREEQHKMAEANKAFAHYRW; this is encoded by the coding sequence ATGCCACGTAAAGGTCCAGTAGAACGTCGTGACGTATTACCAGATCCAATTTACAAATCCAAGCTAGTTACTCGCCTGATCAACCGCCTTATGGTAGACGGTCAGAAAGGTAAAGCTCAGCAGGTGCTATACAAAGCATTCGATCTTATCCAAGAACGCACAAACACAGAGGCTATGGAAGTATTTGACCAGGCGTTGAAAAACGTTATGCCAGTACTTGAAGTACGCGCTCGTCGTGTTGGTGGTGCAAACTACCAGGTGCCGGTTGAAGTTCGTCCAGAACGCCGTACAACGCTAGGTCTTCGTTACCTTGTGAACTATTCCCGTCTTCGCGGTGAAAAGACTATGGTAGAAAGACTTGCTAACGAAATTATGGATGCAGCTAACAACACAGGTGCTTCTGTTAAGAAGCGTGAAGAACAGCACAAAATGGCTGAAGCAAACAAAGCGTTTGCTCACTATCGCTGGTAA
- the rpsL gene encoding 30S ribosomal protein S12 yields the protein MPTINQLVRKGRVSKTKKSDSPALNKGYNSFKKSHTDLSSPQKRGVCTRVGTMTPKKPNSALRKYARVRLTNGIEVTAYIPGIGHNLQEHSVVLIRGGRVKDLPGVRYHIVRGALDTAGVNDRRQGRSKYGTKRPKEAKK from the coding sequence ATGCCAACTATTAACCAACTTGTTCGTAAAGGTCGCGTTTCTAAAACAAAGAAATCCGATTCTCCAGCATTGAACAAAGGGTATAACAGCTTCAAAAAGTCTCATACAGACCTTTCATCTCCACAAAAACGTGGTGTATGTACTCGTGTAGGTACGATGACTCCTAAGAAGCCGAACTCCGCATTGCGTAAATACGCTCGTGTTCGTCTTACTAACGGAATTGAAGTAACAGCTTATATCCCTGGTATCGGGCACAACCTTCAGGAGCACAGTGTCGTGCTTATCCGTGGAGGACGTGTTAAGGATTTACCGGGTGTACGTTACCACATCGTTCGTGGTGCGCTTGACACTGCAGGTGTTAACGATCGTAGACAAGGTCGTTCTAAATACGGTACTAAGAGACCGAAAGAAGCTAAGAAATAA
- the rpoB gene encoding DNA-directed RNA polymerase subunit beta, whose product MTGQLVQYGRHRQRRSYARIKEVLDLPNLIEIQTASYQWFLDEGLREMFQDISPIEDFTGNLVLEFIDYSLGEPKYPVEETKERDVTYSAPLRVKVRLINKETGEVKEQEVFMGDFPLMTETGTFIINGAERVIVSQLVRSPSVYYSEKIDKNGKKGYTATVIPNRGAWLEFETDAKDIVYVRIDRTRKLPITVLLRALGFGSDQEIIDLLGEDEYLRNTLEKDNTDGTEKALLEIYERLRPGEPPTVDNAKSLLDSRFFDPKRYDLANVGRYKINKKLHIKNRLFNQRLAETLVDPETGEVIAEEGAILDRRLLDRILPALETNVGFKDVEPHGGVIEDESIGLQSIKVYAPDDPEGERVINVIGNGGVETGVKNITPGDIISSINYFFNLLHQVGNTDDIDHLGNRRLRSVGELLQNQFRIGLSRMERVVRERMSIQDTNVITPQALINIRPVIASIKEFFGSSQLSQFMDQTNPLAELTHKRRLSALGPGGLTRERAGFEVRDVHYSHYGRMCPIETPEGPNIGLINSLSSYARVNKFGFIETPYRRVDPETGKVTEYIDYLTADEQDNYVVAQANAKLHEDGSFQDEDIVARFRDENIIIAREKIDYMDVSPKQVVSAATACIPFLENDDSNRALMGANMQRQAVPLMVPEAPIVGTGMEHVNGKDSGAAVICKHDGLVEFASAAEIHVRRISVIDGQEVKGDLDRYKLLKFIRSNQGTCYNQKPIVSEGDRVVKGEILGDGPSMEKGEMALGRNVLVGFMTWEGYNYEDAIIMSERLVKDDVYTSIHIEEYESEARDTKLGPEEITRDIPNVGEDALRNLDERGIIRMGAEVKDGDILVGKVTPKGVTELTAEERLLHAIFGEKAREVRDTSLRVPHGGDGIVLDVKIFNREDGDELPPGVNQLVRVYIVQKRKIHEGDKMAGRHGNKGVISRILPEEDMPYLPDGTPIDIMLNPLGVPSRMNIGQVLELHIGMAARALGIHVATPVFDGAREEDVWETLEEAGMPRDGKTVLYDGRTGEPFDNRISVGVMYMIKLAHMVDDKLHARSTGPYSLVTQQPLGGKAQFGGQRFGEMEVWALEAYGAAYTLQEILTVKSDDVVGRVKTYEAIVKGENVPEPGIPESFKVLIKELQSLGMDVKMLASDEQEIEMKELDDEEDQSSEKLNLNVGSNQASE is encoded by the coding sequence TTGACAGGCCAACTAGTTCAGTATGGACGCCACCGCCAAAGAAGAAGCTACGCGCGAATCAAAGAAGTGTTGGATTTGCCAAATCTAATTGAGATTCAAACGGCTTCTTATCAATGGTTTCTTGATGAGGGTTTACGAGAAATGTTCCAGGATATTTCTCCAATCGAAGATTTCACAGGTAATCTTGTGCTGGAATTTATTGATTACAGCCTCGGTGAACCTAAGTATCCCGTGGAAGAAACCAAAGAGCGAGATGTAACCTATTCTGCACCTTTACGAGTTAAAGTACGCTTGATCAACAAAGAAACAGGCGAAGTAAAGGAACAGGAAGTGTTCATGGGTGACTTCCCATTAATGACTGAAACAGGTACGTTTATAATTAATGGGGCAGAACGCGTAATCGTATCTCAGCTCGTGCGTTCTCCAAGTGTCTACTATAGTGAAAAGATCGATAAGAACGGCAAAAAAGGATATACAGCTACTGTCATTCCAAACCGAGGAGCATGGCTGGAATTTGAAACTGATGCCAAAGATATTGTCTATGTGCGAATTGATCGTACTAGAAAGCTACCAATTACGGTGCTGCTCAGAGCGTTAGGGTTTGGGTCTGATCAAGAAATCATAGATCTCCTAGGTGAAGATGAGTATCTTCGCAATACCCTGGAAAAAGACAACACGGACGGCACAGAAAAAGCGCTTCTAGAAATCTACGAACGCTTACGTCCTGGCGAGCCTCCGACTGTCGACAACGCCAAAAGCTTACTTGATTCCCGCTTTTTTGATCCAAAGCGCTATGATCTTGCAAACGTAGGACGTTACAAGATTAACAAGAAGCTTCACATTAAAAATCGTCTATTCAATCAACGTCTTGCAGAGACACTTGTTGATCCTGAAACAGGCGAAGTGATTGCAGAAGAAGGTGCGATTCTTGATCGTCGCTTACTTGACAGAATTCTTCCTGCCCTTGAGACAAACGTCGGTTTTAAAGATGTTGAGCCTCATGGTGGCGTGATTGAAGATGAGTCAATCGGTCTGCAATCAATTAAAGTTTATGCTCCTGATGATCCTGAAGGAGAAAGAGTTATTAATGTAATCGGGAATGGTGGAGTTGAAACAGGCGTGAAAAACATCACACCTGGCGATATCATTTCTTCTATTAACTACTTCTTTAACCTTCTACATCAAGTAGGAAACACAGATGACATTGACCATCTTGGTAACCGTCGTCTGCGTTCTGTTGGTGAACTTCTTCAGAACCAATTCCGAATCGGTTTATCCCGTATGGAACGTGTTGTTCGTGAACGTATGTCAATTCAGGATACGAACGTTATCACGCCACAGGCGCTAATTAACATTCGTCCTGTTATTGCATCGATTAAAGAATTCTTTGGTAGCTCACAGCTATCCCAGTTCATGGACCAGACTAACCCGCTAGCTGAGCTAACTCACAAGCGTCGTTTATCTGCTCTTGGACCAGGTGGTTTAACGCGTGAGCGTGCAGGGTTCGAAGTTCGTGACGTACACTATTCCCACTATGGTAGAATGTGTCCGATCGAAACGCCGGAAGGACCAAACATTGGACTTATTAACTCGTTGTCTTCTTATGCAAGAGTTAATAAATTTGGCTTTATTGAGACGCCTTATCGCAGAGTAGACCCTGAAACAGGTAAAGTGACGGAGTATATTGACTACCTAACTGCCGATGAACAGGATAACTACGTTGTGGCACAGGCTAACGCAAAGCTGCACGAGGATGGTTCATTCCAGGACGAAGATATCGTTGCTCGTTTCCGTGACGAGAACATTATCATCGCCCGTGAAAAGATTGATTACATGGACGTATCACCGAAGCAGGTAGTTTCGGCCGCAACGGCTTGTATTCCGTTCCTTGAGAACGATGACTCCAACCGTGCGCTTATGGGTGCGAACATGCAGCGTCAAGCTGTACCATTGATGGTTCCTGAAGCACCAATTGTCGGAACAGGTATGGAGCATGTTAACGGAAAAGATTCCGGTGCTGCTGTTATTTGTAAACATGACGGTTTAGTCGAGTTTGCATCTGCTGCAGAAATTCATGTCCGTCGTATTTCTGTCATTGATGGCCAGGAAGTTAAAGGTGATCTTGACCGCTACAAATTGCTTAAATTTATTCGTTCCAACCAGGGAACGTGCTATAACCAAAAGCCAATTGTTTCAGAAGGCGATCGCGTAGTTAAAGGTGAAATCCTTGGCGACGGCCCTTCAATGGAAAAAGGTGAAATGGCCCTTGGACGTAACGTTCTAGTCGGTTTCATGACTTGGGAAGGTTACAACTACGAGGATGCTATTATTATGAGCGAACGTCTCGTAAAAGATGACGTTTATACGTCAATCCATATCGAAGAGTATGAATCAGAAGCTCGCGATACAAAGCTTGGACCTGAAGAGATCACTCGTGACATTCCGAACGTTGGGGAAGACGCGCTGCGTAACCTTGATGAACGCGGAATTATTCGCATGGGTGCTGAAGTTAAAGACGGAGATATCCTTGTCGGTAAAGTGACGCCAAAAGGTGTAACTGAGCTAACAGCGGAAGAGCGTCTCCTTCATGCTATCTTTGGTGAAAAAGCTCGTGAAGTTCGTGATACATCTCTCCGTGTACCGCATGGTGGAGATGGAATTGTACTTGACGTGAAGATCTTTAACCGTGAAGATGGCGATGAGCTTCCACCGGGAGTAAATCAACTTGTTCGTGTTTATATTGTACAGAAGCGTAAGATTCATGAAGGAGATAAAATGGCGGGTCGCCATGGTAACAAAGGTGTTATTTCAAGGATTCTTCCAGAAGAAGATATGCCTTACCTACCAGACGGCACACCAATCGATATCATGTTGAACCCACTAGGTGTTCCTTCACGTATGAACATTGGACAGGTACTAGAGTTGCATATCGGTATGGCAGCACGTGCACTCGGTATTCACGTAGCAACACCAGTATTTGATGGAGCACGTGAGGAAGATGTATGGGAAACGTTAGAAGAAGCAGGTATGCCACGTGATGGTAAGACTGTTCTCTACGATGGTCGTACAGGTGAACCATTTGACAACCGTATTTCTGTCGGTGTCATGTATATGATCAAACTTGCTCACATGGTCGATGACAAGCTTCACGCACGTTCTACTGGACCATATTCACTTGTTACACAGCAACCGCTTGGTGGTAAAGCACAATTCGGTGGACAGCGTTTCGGTGAGATGGAAGTATGGGCACTCGAAGCATATGGTGCTGCATACACCCTTCAAGAGATTTTGACTGTAAAGTCGGATGATGTTGTTGGACGTGTTAAAACTTACGAAGCAATCGTAAAAGGCGAAAATGTTCCTGAGCCTGGTATTCCAGAATCGTTTAAAGTTCTAATCAAAGAACTGCAATCACTTGGTATGGATGTCAAAATGCTAGCAAGTGATGAGCAAGAGATTGAGATGAAAGAGTTAGACGATGAAGAAGACCAATCCAGTGAGAAATTAAACTTGAATGTTGGGTCAAATCAGGCGAGTGAGTAA
- the rpoC gene encoding DNA-directed RNA polymerase subunit beta', with the protein MIDVNKFEYMKIGLASPDKIRSWSRGEVKKPETINYRTLKPEKDGLFCERIFGPTKDWECHCGKYKRIRYKGVVCDRCGVEVTRAKVRRERMGHIELAAPVSHIWYFKGIPSRMGLVLDMSPRALEEVIYFASYVVTEAGDTPLEKKQLLSEKEYRAYREKYGKTFSAEMGAEAIRRLLFDIDLDKEVDILKEELKTAQGQRRTRAIKRLEVLEAFRGSGNNPSWMILDVLPVIPPELRPMVQLDGGRFATSDLNDLYRRVINRNNRLKRLLDLGAPSIIVQNEKRMLQEAVDALIDNGRRGRPVTGPGNRPLKSLSHMLKGKQGRFRQNLLGKRVDYSGRSVIVVGPHLKMYQCGLPKEMALELFKPFVMKELVSKGLAHNIKSAKRKVEKVHPEVWDVLENVIKEHPVLLNRAPTLHRLGIQAFEPILVEGRAIRLHPLVCTAYNADFDGDQMAVHVPLSAEAQAEARILMLAAQNILNPKDGKPVVTPSQDMVLGNYYLTMEREGAIGEGSVYKDTNEALIAYQNGFAHLHSRVAIPAASLNKSAFTEEQNKQLLVTTVGKLIFNEILPESFPYINEPTTNNLEIATPEHYFLPHGVNVKEEIAQRELIAPFKKGILGKIIAEVFKRFKVTETSRMLDRMKDLGFKFSTKAGITVGVADVVVLAEKQEIVQEAEEKVEKVLKQFRRGLITDDERYDRVIAIWSSAKDRIQEKLMNRLEKDNPIFMMSDSGARGNASNFTQLAGMRGLMANPSGQIIELPIKSSFREGLTVLEYFISTHGARKGLADTALKTADSGYLTRRLVDVAQDVIVREDDCGTDRGLEVSAIKNGNELIEGLYDRLVGRVAFKKVRHPETNEVLVEKNNLITEDIATEIVEAGIENVYIRSAFTCSTSHGVCKKCYGRNLATGTRVEVGEAVGIIAAQSIGEPGTQLTMRTFHTGGVAGDDITQGLPRIQELFEARNPKGQAVVSELDGKVIDLAEVKEKKEIVVQGETETRNYPVPYGARLKIVVGDEVKAGQPLTEGSIDPKQLLTISGIDGVQEYLLAEVQKVYRMQGVEIGDKHVEVMVRQMMRKIRVIDAGDTEVLPGSLIDIHQFKGVNRKVLRQGGLPATGRPVLLGITKASLETESFLSAASFQETTRVLTDAAIKGKRDELLGLKENVIIGKLVPAGTGMQRYRRINVAGEAQEAEQLLEQEETALVSQE; encoded by the coding sequence TTGATAGATGTCAATAAATTTGAGTATATGAAAATCGGTCTGGCGTCACCGGATAAAATCCGCTCTTGGTCAAGAGGAGAAGTTAAGAAGCCAGAAACCATTAACTACCGTACCTTGAAGCCAGAGAAAGATGGACTTTTCTGTGAGCGTATCTTCGGACCCACAAAAGACTGGGAATGTCATTGTGGGAAGTACAAGCGTATCCGTTATAAAGGCGTCGTTTGTGACCGTTGCGGAGTTGAAGTAACACGTGCGAAAGTCCGTCGTGAGAGAATGGGGCACATTGAGCTAGCTGCTCCTGTCTCTCACATCTGGTACTTTAAAGGCATTCCAAGTCGTATGGGACTTGTTCTCGACATGTCGCCACGTGCACTTGAAGAAGTCATTTACTTTGCTTCTTACGTTGTAACTGAAGCTGGTGATACACCGCTTGAGAAGAAACAACTTCTTTCTGAGAAAGAATACCGCGCATACCGTGAAAAGTATGGCAAAACATTCTCTGCAGAAATGGGTGCGGAAGCAATCCGCAGACTTCTATTTGATATCGATCTTGACAAAGAGGTAGATATTCTTAAAGAAGAGCTTAAAACAGCACAAGGTCAACGTAGAACGCGTGCAATCAAGCGCCTAGAAGTACTTGAGGCTTTCCGTGGCTCAGGAAATAACCCTTCATGGATGATCTTAGATGTTCTTCCGGTTATTCCACCAGAGCTTCGTCCGATGGTACAACTAGACGGTGGACGCTTTGCAACTTCAGACCTAAATGATCTGTATCGTCGCGTTATTAACCGTAATAATCGTTTGAAGCGTTTGTTGGATCTTGGAGCACCTAGCATTATCGTTCAGAATGAGAAGCGTATGCTTCAAGAAGCGGTCGATGCCCTTATTGATAACGGCCGTCGCGGTCGTCCTGTAACGGGTCCTGGTAACCGTCCGTTGAAATCTCTTTCACACATGTTGAAAGGGAAGCAAGGTCGTTTCCGTCAGAACCTACTAGGTAAGCGTGTTGACTATTCAGGTCGTTCCGTTATCGTCGTTGGACCTCACTTGAAAATGTATCAGTGTGGACTTCCGAAAGAAATGGCACTTGAACTATTCAAACCTTTCGTAATGAAAGAGCTTGTATCAAAAGGTCTTGCACACAATATTAAGAGTGCGAAACGCAAAGTAGAAAAAGTTCACCCTGAAGTTTGGGACGTATTGGAAAACGTTATTAAAGAACATCCAGTTCTTTTAAACCGTGCACCGACGCTTCACAGACTTGGTATTCAGGCGTTTGAACCAATTCTTGTAGAAGGACGCGCGATTCGTCTTCACCCACTCGTATGTACAGCTTATAACGCTGACTTTGATGGTGACCAAATGGCCGTTCACGTGCCGCTTTCTGCTGAAGCACAAGCTGAAGCACGCATCTTAATGCTTGCTGCGCAAAACATCCTTAACCCGAAAGATGGTAAACCAGTTGTTACACCATCACAGGATATGGTTCTAGGTAACTACTACCTAACGATGGAACGTGAAGGAGCAATTGGTGAAGGCTCTGTTTATAAAGATACTAACGAAGCGTTGATTGCTTACCAGAATGGATTTGCACATCTTCATTCTCGCGTAGCGATCCCTGCTGCATCATTAAATAAATCTGCTTTTACTGAAGAGCAGAACAAGCAATTGCTTGTGACAACGGTAGGTAAGTTGATTTTCAACGAAATTCTTCCGGAGTCATTCCCATATATTAATGAACCGACGACGAATAACCTTGAAATTGCGACACCAGAGCATTACTTCCTTCCTCACGGAGTGAACGTAAAAGAAGAAATTGCTCAGCGCGAACTGATCGCACCATTTAAGAAGGGTATTCTTGGTAAGATCATCGCCGAGGTGTTCAAGCGTTTTAAAGTGACAGAAACGTCTCGCATGCTTGACCGCATGAAAGATCTTGGCTTCAAGTTTTCAACTAAAGCCGGTATTACCGTTGGTGTAGCTGACGTAGTGGTACTTGCTGAGAAGCAAGAAATTGTTCAAGAAGCAGAAGAAAAAGTTGAAAAAGTTCTTAAGCAATTCCGTCGTGGTCTTATTACCGACGATGAGCGTTATGATCGTGTTATTGCGATCTGGAGTAGCGCAAAAGATCGTATCCAGGAAAAACTAATGAATCGTCTTGAAAAAGATAACCCAATCTTTATGATGAGTGATTCTGGTGCTCGTGGTAACGCATCTAACTTTACTCAGCTCGCAGGTATGCGTGGATTGATGGCTAACCCATCTGGACAGATCATTGAACTTCCAATCAAATCCAGCTTCCGTGAAGGTCTAACGGTACTTGAGTACTTTATTTCAACACACGGTGCGCGTAAAGGTCTTGCCGATACTGCACTTAAAACAGCTGACTCAGGTTACCTTACTCGTCGTCTTGTTGACGTGGCACAAGATGTCATCGTGCGTGAAGACGATTGTGGTACGGATCGTGGCCTTGAAGTTAGTGCCATTAAAAATGGCAATGAATTAATCGAGGGATTATATGACCGACTTGTTGGCCGTGTTGCCTTTAAGAAAGTTAGACATCCTGAGACAAATGAAGTACTTGTTGAGAAAAATAACCTAATTACAGAAGACATTGCTACTGAAATCGTTGAAGCAGGTATTGAAAATGTTTATATCCGCTCTGCCTTCACATGTAGCACAAGTCATGGCGTATGTAAGAAGTGTTATGGACGTAACCTTGCAACAGGTACTCGAGTTGAAGTTGGTGAGGCAGTCGGAATCATCGCTGCTCAATCAATTGGTGAACCAGGTACACAGTTGACGATGCGTACATTCCACACAGGTGGGGTTGCCGGAGACGATATCACTCAAGGTCTTCCACGTATCCAAGAGCTATTTGAAGCACGTAATCCGAAAGGTCAGGCCGTGGTGTCTGAGCTAGACGGAAAAGTGATTGATTTAGCTGAGGTTAAAGAGAAGAAAGAGATTGTCGTTCAAGGTGAAACTGAAACAAGAAACTACCCTGTACCATATGGCGCACGTCTGAAAATTGTTGTCGGAGATGAAGTAAAGGCTGGTCAACCTCTTACAGAAGGTTCGATTGACCCTAAACAACTCTTAACAATTAGCGGTATTGATGGAGTGCAAGAGTATCTTCTAGCTGAGGTACAAAAGGTATACCGTATGCAGGGTGTTGAAATTGGTGATAAGCACGTTGAAGTAATGGTTCGTCAGATGATGCGTAAGATTCGCGTTATTGATGCGGGCGATACTGAAGTGTTGCCAGGATCCCTTATCGACATTCACCAGTTTAAAGGTGTTAACCGTAAAGTTCTTAGACAAGGCGGTTTACCTGCAACGGGTCGACCGGTTCTTCTTGGTATTACTAAAGCATCTCTTGAAACCGAATCATTCTTATCCGCTGCATCCTTCCAGGAAACGACTCGTGTCCTAACTGATGCTGCTATAAAAGGTAAGCGCGATGAGCTACTTGGTCTTAAGGAAAATGTTATTATCGGTAAACTTGTTCCGGCAGGTACTGGTATGCAACGTTACCGTAGAATCAACGTAGCAGGCGAAGCTCAAGAGGCTGAACAGCTTTTAGAACAAGAAGAAACTGCATTAGTTAGTCAAGAATAA
- a CDS encoding 50S ribosomal protein L7ae-like protein encodes MSYEKVSQADELIIGTKQTLKALQIGEAKEVFIADDADRRVTSKVVALAEEKSIPVHRVDSMKKLGKACGIEVGAATVTIKA; translated from the coding sequence GTGTCTTATGAAAAAGTATCGCAGGCAGATGAATTAATTATTGGGACGAAACAAACTCTAAAGGCCCTCCAGATTGGAGAAGCGAAGGAAGTTTTCATTGCTGACGACGCTGATCGCAGGGTAACTTCTAAAGTTGTTGCACTCGCCGAAGAGAAAAGCATACCTGTTCATCGAGTTGATTCTATGAAGAAACTTGGTAAGGCATGCGGGATCGAAGTCGGCGCTGCAACAGTTACGATAAAAGCATAA
- the fusA gene encoding elongation factor G: MAREFSLRDTRNIGIMAHIDAGKTTTTERILFYSGRIHKIGETHEGGSQMDWMEQEQERGITITSAATTAQWKDHRVNIIDTPGHVDFTVEVERSLRVLDGAVAVLDAQSGVEPQTETVWRQATNYGVPRIVFINKMDKLGADFLYSTGTLTERLQANAHPVQLPIGAEDEFEGIIDLITMEAFYYLDDLGSRTESREIPAEYKEQAEEYRTKLIEAVAELDEDLMMKYLEGEELTVEEIKAAIRKGTCNVEFYPVLCGSAFKNKGVQLVLDAVLDFLPSPLDVPAIKGHLKDSEEEVIRTADDNGPFSALAFKVMTDPYVGKLTFFRVYSGTLSSGSYVKNSTKDKRERVGRILQMHANSREEISTVYAGDIAAAVGLKDTSTGDTLCDEKDTVILESMDFPDPVISVAIEPKTKSDQDKMSVALAKLAEEDPTFKTETNEETGQTIISGMGELHLDIIVDRLRREFKVEATVGAPQVAYRESIRKAGKVEGKFVRQSGGRGQFGHVWVEFEPNEEGAGFEFENKIVGGVVPREYIPAVEAGLRDSMANGLLAGYPLIDVKARLVDGSYHDVDSNEMAFKIAASMALKKAKTVCDPALLEPMMKVEVVVPEEYMGDIMGDVTSRRGRVEGMTARGNAQVINAFVPLSEMFGYATTLRSRTQGRGTYTMTFDHYEQVPKSISEEIIKKATGE, encoded by the coding sequence ATGGCAAGAGAATTCTCCTTAAGAGATACACGTAATATCGGTATCATGGCTCACATCGATGCTGGTAAAACAACAACTACTGAGCGTATTCTTTTCTACTCAGGGCGAATCCACAAAATTGGTGAAACTCACGAAGGTGGATCACAGATGGACTGGATGGAGCAGGAGCAAGAACGTGGAATCACGATCACTTCTGCTGCTACCACTGCCCAGTGGAAAGATCACCGTGTTAACATCATTGACACGCCTGGTCACGTAGACTTCACAGTAGAAGTTGAACGTTCATTGCGTGTATTGGATGGAGCAGTTGCAGTACTTGATGCACAATCTGGTGTTGAACCACAAACAGAAACTGTTTGGCGTCAAGCTACTAACTACGGCGTACCTCGTATTGTATTCATTAACAAAATGGATAAACTAGGAGCAGACTTCCTTTACTCTACAGGTACACTAACTGAGCGTCTACAAGCTAACGCGCACCCTGTTCAGCTCCCAATCGGTGCTGAAGATGAATTCGAAGGAATCATTGATCTTATCACAATGGAAGCTTTCTATTATCTTGATGATCTTGGTTCACGTACTGAATCACGCGAAATTCCTGCTGAATACAAGGAACAAGCTGAAGAGTACCGTACGAAGCTTATCGAGGCTGTCGCTGAGCTTGATGAAGATCTTATGATGAAATATCTTGAAGGTGAAGAACTAACAGTTGAAGAAATCAAAGCTGCAATCCGTAAAGGAACTTGTAACGTTGAATTCTATCCTGTACTTTGTGGTTCTGCATTTAAGAACAAAGGCGTTCAGCTTGTTCTTGATGCTGTACTTGACTTCCTACCTTCACCACTTGATGTACCAGCAATTAAAGGTCATCTAAAAGACTCTGAAGAAGAAGTAATCCGTACTGCTGACGATAATGGTCCTTTCTCTGCACTTGCATTTAAAGTAATGACTGACCCTTACGTTGGTAAGCTTACATTCTTCCGTGTTTACTCAGGAACGCTTTCTTCTGGTTCTTATGTTAAGAACTCGACAAAAGACAAGCGTGAACGTGTTGGTCGTATCCTTCAGATGCACGCTAACTCTCGTGAAGAAATCTCTACTGTATATGCAGGGGATATTGCAGCGGCAGTTGGTTTGAAAGATACTTCTACTGGTGATACTCTATGTGATGAAAAGGATACAGTTATCCTTGAATCTATGGACTTCCCAGATCCGGTTATTTCAGTAGCAATCGAGCCGAAGACTAAGAGTGACCAGGATAAAATGTCTGTAGCTTTAGCTAAGCTTGCTGAAGAGGATCCAACTTTCAAAACTGAAACAAACGAAGAAACTGGACAAACGATTATTTCTGGAATGGGTGAACTTCACCTTGATATCATCGTTGACCGTTTACGTCGTGAGTTTAAAGTTGAAGCAACAGTTGGTGCACCTCAGGTTGCATACCGCGAATCAATCCGTAAAGCTGGTAAGGTTGAAGGTAAATTCGTACGTCAATCCGGTGGTCGTGGACAATTCGGACACGTATGGGTTGAATTTGAACCTAACGAAGAAGGCGCAGGATTTGAGTTCGAAAACAAAATTGTCGGTGGTGTTGTTCCTCGTGAATACATCCCTGCAGTTGAAGCGGGTCTTCGCGATTCAATGGCTAATGGTCTCCTTGCAGGCTATCCACTAATCGACGTAAAAGCTCGTCTTGTTGATGGATCTTACCATGACGTTGACTCCAACGAAATGGCATTTAAGATCGCAGCATCTATGGCTTTGAAAAAAGCTAAAACTGTCTGTGACCCAGCTCTTCTTGAGCCTATGATGAAAGTTGAAGTTGTAGTGCCAGAAGAATATATGGGAGACATCATGGGCGACGTAACTAGCCGTCGTGGACGTGTTGAGGGTATGACTGCACGCGGAAACGCTCAAGTTATCAACGCATTCGTTCCACTATCAGAAATGTTTGGTTATGCAACAACACTTCGTTCTCGTACGCAAGGTCGTGGTACTTACACGATGACTTTCGATCATTACGAGCAAGTGCCTAAATCAATTTCTGAAGAAATCATTAAAAAAGCTACAGGTGAATAA